From Echeneis naucrates chromosome 7, fEcheNa1.1, whole genome shotgun sequence, one genomic window encodes:
- the LOC115046250 gene encoding LOW QUALITY PROTEIN: transcription elongation factor A protein 2-like (The sequence of the model RefSeq protein was modified relative to this genomic sequence to represent the inferred CDS: inserted 1 base in 1 codon) produces MAKNQEVERIAKKLDKMVHKKNTEGALDMLQELKNIKMSLETLQSTRVGMSVNAVRKLSSDEDVQTLAKTLIKSWKKLLDGSEGKSEEEKKKKDGSPLRSSSTSKDCGSGEKSMKKSGEIPTTPTSPNAPALPSQVTSFPPAPVTADSVRNKCRELLVAALQTDDDHKTIGVDCEHLAAQIEEHIFTEFKSTDMKYKTRLRSRISNLKDXKNPDLRRNVLCGNISPQRIASMTAEEMASAELKQIREALTKESIREHQLSKVGGTETDMFVCSACHGKSCTYTQVQTRSADEPMTTFVYCNSCGNRWKFC; encoded by the exons ATGGCCAAGAACCAGGAAGTGGAGCGCATCGCCAAAAAACTGGATAAAATGGTGCACAAGAAAAACACG GAAGGTGCACTCGACATGCTGCAGGAACTGAAGAACATCAAGATGTCTCTGGAGACCCTACAG TCCACCAGAGTCGGGATGTCGGTGAACGCGGTGAGGAAGCTGAGCTCGGACGAAGACGTTCAGACTCTGGCCAAGACTCTCATCAAGTCGTGGAAGAAActgctgg ATGGGTCGGAGGGCAAAtcggaggaggagaagaagaagaaggacggCTCTCCACTGAGGTCGTCTTCCACCTCCAAAGACTGCGGCAGCGGCGAGAAAAG catgAAGAAGTCCGGGGAGATCCCCACCACCCCGACGTCCCCCAACGCTCCCGCCCTCCCCTCCCAGGTCACCTCCTTCCCGCCGGCCCCCGTCACCGCCGACAGCGTGCGGAACAAGTGTCGAGAGCTGCTGGTGGCGGCGCTGCAGACAGATG atgACCACAAGACCATCGGAGTGGACTGCGAGCACCTCGCAGCACAAATCGAAGAGC ATATCTTCACGGAGTTCAAGTCCACAGACATGAAGTACAAGACCCGTCTACGGAGCCGCATCTCAAACCTGAAGG CAAAGAATCCCGACCTGCGGCGCAACGTCCTGTGCGGGAACATCTCGCCTCAACGCATCGCCAGCATGACAGCCGAG gagATGGCGAGTGCGGAGCTGAAGCAGATCAGAGAGGCTTTGACCAAAGAGTCCATCAGAGAGCATCAGCTGTCGAAGGTCGGAGGAACCGAGACGGACATGTTCGTCTGCAGCGCGTGTCACGGAAAGAGCTGCACGTACACACAG GTGCAGACACGCAGCGCTGACGAGCCCATGACAACCTTTGTGTACTGCAACAGCTGTGGAAATCGATGGAAG ttCTGTTGA